A genome region from Triticum aestivum cultivar Chinese Spring chromosome 2B, IWGSC CS RefSeq v2.1, whole genome shotgun sequence includes the following:
- the LOC123045866 gene encoding uncharacterized CRM domain-containing protein At3g25440, chloroplastic isoform X2 → MATGPQNTGAMVSVDDSDKPKAKRKKLKGKRAVTRFLKSLRWKKEREFQRMTAEEKILKKLKLARRKEERLLAALKKIEPNDPSEPTHDPEVLTPEEHFYFLKMGQKSKNYVPVGRRGIYQGVILNMHLHWKKHQTLQVIVKTFTPEEVKEIASELAILSGGIVLSIEEGNTIIMYRGKNYAQPPPEIMSPKVALPRKKALDKSKYRDRLRALRRYIPRLEQELEDQHARMKLVEVIGQSAAKDIAFISDSTNSVSVNKASSSSVHKRTVSELLSENIERSEKLEDENSEVDDDSTSESIAYSESEDLSDMFETDSEEQAEDSKERPLYLDRLDKFLPEKNDNEADDFEEHLRKIASLSDKADSPAKELKISELDEIDKIFLRASSLLKKR, encoded by the exons ATGGCAACGGGTCCACAAAATACTGGGGCCATGGTATCCGTTGATGATTCTGACAAACCAAAAGCGAAGAGGAAAAAACTTAAAGGAAAGAGGGCCGTAACAAGGTTTTTGAAATCGTTGAGATGGAAAAAGGAAAGGGAATTTCAGAGAATGACCGCTGAGGAGAAGATTTTGAAAAAATTGAAGCTA GCTCGAAGGAAGGAAGAACGACTTCTTGCAGCTTTGAAGAAAATTGAGCCAAATGATCCTTCAGAACCCACACATGATCCTGAGGTTCTTACACCTGAAGAACACTTCTACTTCCTCAAGATGGGCCAAAAAAGTAAAAATTATGTGCCTGTTGGAAGACGTGGAATTTACCAGGGAGTGATCTTGAACATGCATTTGCACTGGAAAAAGCACCAAACCCTACAGGTAATTGTGAAGACATTCACACCAGAGGAGGTTAAGGAAATTGCCTCAGAGTTAGCAATTCTAAGTGGTGGTATTGTGCTCAGCATTGAAGAAGGAAATACAATTATTATGTACAGAGGGAAAAACTATGCACAGCCACCACCCGAGATAATGTCACCAAAGGTTGCACTTCCTAGAAAGAAG GCACTGGACAAATCAAAATATAGAGATCGCCTCCGAGCTCTTAGGCGGTACATTCCCAGGCTTGAGCAGGAGCTTGAAGATCAGCACGCCCGGATGAAGTTAGTTGAAGTTATAGGACAAAGTGCGGCCAAAGACATTGCTTTTATTTCAGACTCTACAAACAGTGTGTCCGTGAATAAAGCTTCTTCTAGCTCAGTTCACAAGAGAACTGTATCCGAACTCCTGTCAGAAAATATAGAAAGGTCTGAGAAGTTGGAGGATGAAAATTCTGAGGTTGATGATGATTCAACTTCGGAGTCTATTGCATATTCAGAATCCGAGGATCTCTCTGACATGTTTGAGACAGATTCAGAGGAGCAAGCAGAAGATAGCAAGGAGCGTCCTTTGTATCTGGATAGGCTGGATAAGTTTCTCCCAGAAAAAAATGATAACGAAGCAGACGATTTTGAGGAGCATCTGCGGAAGATTGCTTCACTTTCTGATAAGGCAGATTCACCCGCAAAAGAACTGAAAATCTCCGAGCTTGATGAGATTGATAAAATATTCCTAAGAGCTAGTTCATTGCTGAAGAAAAGGTGA
- the LOC123045866 gene encoding uncharacterized CRM domain-containing protein At3g25440, chloroplastic isoform X1, which produces MASRLLSLRQATRRWRFRPSPSPPHCPSSGSVDATALSRGTMKLSAPPPPYTFHKVFDQDDRFFSWPQSYNLQTCRPVHTSLPVDSQNQDMATGPQNTGAMVSVDDSDKPKAKRKKLKGKRAVTRFLKSLRWKKEREFQRMTAEEKILKKLKLARRKEERLLAALKKIEPNDPSEPTHDPEVLTPEEHFYFLKMGQKSKNYVPVGRRGIYQGVILNMHLHWKKHQTLQVIVKTFTPEEVKEIASELAILSGGIVLSIEEGNTIIMYRGKNYAQPPPEIMSPKVALPRKKALDKSKYRDRLRALRRYIPRLEQELEDQHARMKLVEVIGQSAAKDIAFISDSTNSVSVNKASSSSVHKRTVSELLSENIERSEKLEDENSEVDDDSTSESIAYSESEDLSDMFETDSEEQAEDSKERPLYLDRLDKFLPEKNDNEADDFEEHLRKIASLSDKADSPAKELKISELDEIDKIFLRASSLLKKR; this is translated from the exons ATGGCCAGCCGACTCCTCTCGCTCCGGCAGGCCACAAGGAGGTGGCGCTTCCGGCCTTCACCATCTCCGCCCCATTGCCCCTCGTCCGGTAGCGTAGATGCGACGGCGCTTTCCCGCGGAACAATGAAGCTCAGCGCACCACCTCCGCC TTATACTTTTCACAAGGTTTTTGACCAAGACGACAGGTTCTTCAGTTGGCCACAAAGTTATAACCTTCAAACATGCCGTCCTGTCCATACCAGTCTACCTGTTGATAGTCAAAACCAAGATATGGCAACGGGTCCACAAAATACTGGGGCCATGGTATCCGTTGATGATTCTGACAAACCAAAAGCGAAGAGGAAAAAACTTAAAGGAAAGAGGGCCGTAACAAGGTTTTTGAAATCGTTGAGATGGAAAAAGGAAAGGGAATTTCAGAGAATGACCGCTGAGGAGAAGATTTTGAAAAAATTGAAGCTA GCTCGAAGGAAGGAAGAACGACTTCTTGCAGCTTTGAAGAAAATTGAGCCAAATGATCCTTCAGAACCCACACATGATCCTGAGGTTCTTACACCTGAAGAACACTTCTACTTCCTCAAGATGGGCCAAAAAAGTAAAAATTATGTGCCTGTTGGAAGACGTGGAATTTACCAGGGAGTGATCTTGAACATGCATTTGCACTGGAAAAAGCACCAAACCCTACAGGTAATTGTGAAGACATTCACACCAGAGGAGGTTAAGGAAATTGCCTCAGAGTTAGCAATTCTAAGTGGTGGTATTGTGCTCAGCATTGAAGAAGGAAATACAATTATTATGTACAGAGGGAAAAACTATGCACAGCCACCACCCGAGATAATGTCACCAAAGGTTGCACTTCCTAGAAAGAAG GCACTGGACAAATCAAAATATAGAGATCGCCTCCGAGCTCTTAGGCGGTACATTCCCAGGCTTGAGCAGGAGCTTGAAGATCAGCACGCCCGGATGAAGTTAGTTGAAGTTATAGGACAAAGTGCGGCCAAAGACATTGCTTTTATTTCAGACTCTACAAACAGTGTGTCCGTGAATAAAGCTTCTTCTAGCTCAGTTCACAAGAGAACTGTATCCGAACTCCTGTCAGAAAATATAGAAAGGTCTGAGAAGTTGGAGGATGAAAATTCTGAGGTTGATGATGATTCAACTTCGGAGTCTATTGCATATTCAGAATCCGAGGATCTCTCTGACATGTTTGAGACAGATTCAGAGGAGCAAGCAGAAGATAGCAAGGAGCGTCCTTTGTATCTGGATAGGCTGGATAAGTTTCTCCCAGAAAAAAATGATAACGAAGCAGACGATTTTGAGGAGCATCTGCGGAAGATTGCTTCACTTTCTGATAAGGCAGATTCACCCGCAAAAGAACTGAAAATCTCCGAGCTTGATGAGATTGATAAAATATTCCTAAGAGCTAGTTCATTGCTGAAGAAAAGGTGA